Within the Hypericibacter adhaerens genome, the region CGGTCGGCGCAGAGCTTGTGCTGGCGCAAGGGTTCAGCCAGCGTCGCCGCCACCGTCATGGCCGGGTTGAGCGACAGGAACGGATCCTGGAACACCATCTGCATCTTGCGCTGCTCGGCCGGCGGGCGCTCCTGCAGCAGCCGGCCGACGGGCTTGCCGTCGACCAGGATGCGCCCTTCCTGCGCGGCCACCAGCCCGATGAGGCTGCGCGCGATGGTGCTCTTGCCCGAGCCCGATTCGCCGACGATGCCGACCGAGCCGCCGCGCGATAGCGTGAAGGACACGTCGTTCACCGCGTCGACCGCATGGGCCGGCCGGCGGGTCAGCCAGCCGGTCAGGCTCTGGGCCGAGCGGAACCGCACTTTGAGCCCTTCGACCGCGAGGCGCGGCGGTGTCGCGGCCGCCAGCTCGGCGGACTTGCGCGCGGCCGGCTTCATCAGCGAGGGCTGCGAGGCGATCAGGCGGCGGGTATAGTCGTGGCGCGGCGCCGTCAGGATCTGGTCGACCGTGCCGGTCTCCATCACGGCACCGTCTTTCATCACCACCACCCGGTCGCACATCTCGGCGATCACGCCCAGATCGTGGGAGACCAGGATCAGCGACAATTGCCGCTCGCGGCGGATGCGGCGCAGCAGCGCCAGGATCTGCGCCTGCACCGTGACGTCGAGCGCCGTGGTGGGCTCGTCGGCGATCAGGAGATCGGGCTCGCAGGCGAGCGCCGCCGCGATCATCACGCGCTGGCGCATCCCGCCCGAGAGCTCGTGCGGATAGGCGCCGGCGCGCCGGGCGGGATCGGCGATCTGCATGTCGCGCAGGAGTTCGATCGCGCGCGCCTTGGCCTCGCCCCAGCCCACCCCTTGATGCAGCACCATCGCCTCGGCCACCTGGCGCCAGACCGGCATGATCGGGTCGAGATGGGTCGAGGGATTCTGGAAGATCATCGCGGCCTTCTCGCCGCGGAAATGCTGCAGCGCCGCCGCGTCTATGGCCAGCACGTCCTGGCCCTCGACCAGGATCCGGCCCGAGCGGACGGTGGCGTTGGCCGCGATCAGCTTCAGGATGGCGCGGCAGGCCACGGTCTTGCCCGAGCCCGATTCGCCGACGATGCCCAAGGCTTCGCCGCGATGGAGCGCGAAGGAGACGCCCTTGAGCGCCGGCACCGTGCCGAATTGGGTCGCGAACTCGATCGCCAGATCCTCGACCCTGACCAGCTCTTCCATCGGTCAGGACCCCGTATGGAGCAGGCGGGCGAGCCCGTCGGCGACGAGCGAGAGCCCCAGCGCCAGCGAGCAGATGGCGAGGCCGGGCAAGACCGAGATCCACCAGGCGCTGGTGAGGTAGTTGGTGCCCTCGGCGATCATGGCGCCCCATTCCGGCGTGGGCGGCTGCACGCCCAGCCCCAGGAAGCCCAGCGAGGAGCCCAGCACGATGGTCAGGACTGCGTCGGTCATGACGAAGACGGCGGGCGGCACCAGCGCGTTGGGCAGCACATGGAACAGCATGGTGCGCAGATGGCCGAAGCCCATGCTGCGCGCCGCCAGCACGAAATCGGCGTTGCGCAGCACCAGGGCCTCGCTGCGCACCAGGCGTGCGTAGCTGACCCAGTTCACCAGCGTGAGCGAGATGAAGTAGCTCTTGAGCCCTGGCCCCAGCACCGCGACGATCGCGATCACCAGCACGAAATAGGGGAAGGAGACGGTGATCTCGAAGAGGCGCATCAGCACCATGTCGATGCGGCCGCCGAGATAGCCGCCGACCAGGCCGATGAGGGTGCCGAGGATGATGGGGCCCACCACGCCGAAGAAGGCCATCATCAGATCGGCGCGCGCGCCATAGAGAATGCGGGTGAAGACGTCGCGGCCGAGCGCGTCGGCGCCGAGCCAGTAGGTCCCGCCCGGCGGCTTCAGCATGTTGAGGACGTCGACCTTGATCGGATTGAACGAGCTCAGCAGCGGGGCCGCGCCCGCCAGGACGATCCAGGCCAGCACGATGGCGCCGCCGACCTTGAGCGTCGCCGGCGTGGCGCTCCAGAGCTTCGCCAGGCGGCCGGGCACGGGCGCGGCGGCGAGGGCGCTCACAGCTTCACCCTCGGATCGAGCACCACCGTCACGACATCGACGATGAAGTTGGTGATGACGATGCCGCAGGCCAGCACCAGCGTCACCGCCTGGACCACGAAATAGTCGCGGGTCAGCACGGCGCGGATGAGCGCCTGCCCCAGCCCCGGGATGTTGAAGACATTCTCGATGACGACGGTGCCGCCGATCAGGAACGACACCACCACGCCCATCAGGTTCACGGTCGGCAGCAGCGAGTTCCAGAACACATGGCGGCCGAAGATGTAGCGCTCGGGCAGGCCCTTGGAGCGGCCGGCCGTGGCGTAGTCCGCGTCCATCTGCTGGAGGAAGGTGGCCCGGAGGTTGCGCGTCAGGATCGGCGTCACGCCGATCGCGATCGTGAGGGCCGGCAGGAACAGATGGTAGAGATTGTCGATCAGCGTCGGTGCATAGCCCGAAACCGGGAAGAGCTTGAGCTTGAGGCAGAGGCCCAGGATCAGCATCAATCCCATGAAGTAGGAGGGGATGCCGACACTGCTGACGCAGACCAGCCGGACGAACTGGTCGACCCAGCGGCCGCGGCTGCGCGCGGCGGCGATGGCGAGCCCCAGCGTGAAGGCGACCGAGAGCGCCAGCCCGTAGAGGATGAGGAACAGCGTCGGGGCCATGCGGTCGAGAATCACGGGGCCGACCGGGCTGCGATAGATGATCGACTGCCCGAAATCGCCGCGGATCGCGTTCAGCAGGAAATAGAAATACTGGACCAGGATCGGCTGATCGAGGCCGTAGCGGGCGCGCACGAAGGCGATGGCGTCCTCGCTCGCTTTCGGGCCCAGCATGATGCGCACCGGATCGCCCGGCGTGAGCTGGATCAGGACGAAGGTGATCAGGCTGATTCCCAGGAGCACGGGAATCAGCTGGATCGGGCGCTTGAGCAGAAACGCGAAGCGGTCCATGCGTTATCGGTTCGCCGGCATGGGAAAACGAGAATCCCGCGCCCAGGCCCGCACCGGCTCAAGAGAACCGGTGCAGGCCCGGGCCGCGAGCGAGAAGCCTAGACCAGATCGGTCTGATCGATCTCGGAGAATTGCAGGCCGATATTGAGAATCAGGTCCTTGACCTTCGGGCTGTAGCCGTTCAGCCAGTTCGGGTGGAACATCGCCACCTGGGCCACCTCGTCGACGCAGATCTTCTGGATCTGCGCGTAGAGCGCGCCGCGCTTGGCGTCGTCGGTCTCGCCCGCCGCCTCGTCGATGAGCTTGTTGACCTCTTCGTTGTTGTAGCGGGTGTAGTAGGACTTGTTGTCGCCCGCACCCCAGGCGCACCAGCGCAGCGCGTTGTCCGGGTCGCGGGTCTCGTTGTACCACCAGTTGAGCTCGGCCTGGTAATCGCCGTCGATGAGCCGCGTCCAGACGCTGGTGGAATCGATCTTGGAGACCGTGACCGTGATGCCGATCTCGGCGAGCTGCGCCTGCACCAGCACGGCCGTCTTCTCGTCATCGGCGATGCCGGCGCTGACCAGCAGCTCGAAGCTCGGGTCGGCAACGCCGGAATCGGCGAGCAGGCCCTTGGCCTTCTCCACGTCCCGCTGGATCAGCGGCAGCGACTTGTCGAAGAAATTGAGCTCCGGGCTGAAGATCGAGGTGGCGGGCCGCCCGGATCCCAAGGTCACCGCATCCGCGATGGCCTGACGGTCGATGCCGTGGCTGATCGCCTGCCGGAATTTGAGGTTGTCGAACGGCGCCTTCGAATGGTTGATCAGCATATCGTAGGTGACGCTCGAGATGTCGGCGTCGGCGCGGAAGCCCGCGGCCTTGAGCTCGGGCTGGCGCGCCACCGGATAGCCGATGCAGACGTCGATCTCGCCCGCCTGCAGCATCGAGACGCGGGTGTTGTCGTCCGCCACATAGCGGAACTCGAGCCCGTCCAGGTGCGGCAAGCCTTCCTTGTAGTAGTGCTCGTTCCTGGCCAGGACCACGCGGTCGCCCGGCTTCCATTCGACGAACTTGAAGGGACCCGAGGTGACCGGCGCCTTGGCATAGGCGTCGTCGCCCATCTTCTCGACCGCGGCCTTCGGCACGATGCCGGTGTTCCAGATCTCGGTCAGGGTGAGGAAGGGGGTGAACCGGCGGTCGAGCGTGAAGACGACCGTCTTGGCGTCCTTGGCCTTGGCTTCCTTCAGCGGCTGGAAGGGCGCGGCATAGGCCGAATCCTTCTGGAAGCGCATGCGGGTATAGCTGAAGGCGACGTCCTCGGCGGTGATCGGCGAGCCGTCCGAGAATTTCGCGTCGCGCAGATAGAAGGTGTAGGTCTTGCCGTCCTCGGAGATGTCCCATTTCTCGGCGAGGCCCGGCCCGACCTCGCTGCGGTCGGCATTGGCCTGGAGCAGGCGCGCGAACATCATGCCCTGGATGATGATGTCCGAGCCGTAGACGGTCTTGATCGGATCGAGCGTCAGCACGTCCGACCCGTAGCCCATGCGCAGGATCTTGCTGTCGGCGGCGCGGGCGGAGAAGGCGATGCCGGGCAGGGAGGCCAGGCTCGCGGCATAGGCGGTGGCTTTCAAGAATGAACGGCGATCCATGATGTGAGTCCTCCTGTCATCGATTGTTGTTCGTTCGCATCCGTAGGCGGTTCGGCTCTTTCGGCCTGGCTTCAGGGTTCCGGTTCTAGATGGTGGTCACGTGCAGCGCCGGACGCTGCCGGTCCCAGCGGTATTCCTGCTCGAGCTGACGCGCGAGCCCGAGCAACAGATCCTCGCGCCCGAAGCCCGCGACGACCTGCACGCCGACCGGCAGGCCCGAAGGGGTATGTCCCAGCGGCAGCGAGATCGCGGGCGAGCCCGTCCCGTTGAAGAGCGCGGTGAAGGTCTCCTTCGGCGCGAGATCCTCGAACACGCTGTCGACGGTCCGGCCCGGTCGGTCGGGGTCGTAGGTGCCGACGGGTTCCGGCGTGATGGCGGCGGTCGGCGTGACGAGAACGTCGTGGCGGGCGAGGAACCGCCCGATGATCCGCGTCACCTGGTCGTAGATGCCCAGCGCCGTCACCAGCCTCGCCGCCGTCAAGGTCTGGCCGTGGCGATAGACCGCGATGGTGGTGGCCTGCAGCTGGGATTCGTCGATCGGCTTGCCCAGGGCCGCCGCCAGCTCGTCGAGCGACGGCACCGTGGTCGCGGCCCAGATCACCTTCTGCGCGTCGAGGAAGGCCTCGTAGTCGAAATCCGGGCTCGTCTCCTCGACAGGGTGGCCCAGCGCCTCGAGCCGCTTTCCCGCCTCCCGCGTCACCCGCACCACCTCGGGATCGAGCGGATGGCCCGACCAGGAGCGGGTGCAGAGCGCGACACGCAAGGCCTTGGGCGGCGTCTCGATCGCGCGGGCATAGCTCTCGGCGGGCGGCGCGATCTCGAAGCCGTCGCCGGGCACGGCGCCGGAGGCCAGATCGAGCAGCGTGGCGCAATCGCGCACGGTTCGCGTCAGCATGAAGGAGGTCGCCAGCCCCAGCAGCGGCGCGTTCGCGTCCGGCGCGCCGCTGACCCGGCCGCGCGAGGGCTTGAGCCCCACCAGCCCGCAGAAGGAGGCGGGGTTGCGGATCGAGCCGCCGCCATCCCCCCCTTGCGCGAAAGGCACGATCCCCGCCGCGACCGAAGCGGCCGATCCGCCGCTCGAGCCCGCCACGCCGCGTGCCGGATCCCAGGGATTGCGGGTCGCGCCATAAAGCGAGGATTCGGTCGCGGCGGCGATGCCGAACTCCGAGGAGGTCGTGCGGCCCAGATTGACGAGGCCGCCCGCGCGCAGCCGCTTCCAATAATCCTGGTCGCAGGGCGCGCGGAATTCGCGGGCGAAGACGCTGCCGAACTGCGCCGGCCGGCCGGCCTCGATCGGGAAATCCTTGGTCAGGGTGGGAAGGCCGCGATAAGGGCCGGGTCCGGGCTTGTCGCTCAGGCCCTCGACCGCATCCTCGTACATCTCGATCACCGCCTGGAGCTTCGGGTTGAGCGCGCCGATGGCGGCGATCACCGCGGCGCCCAGCTCGCGCGGCGTGATCTCGCGCCGCTCGATCAGCGCCGCCAGCCCCAGCCCGTCATAAGCGGCGAGCTCCTGCGGTCTCACGGCCCCGTTCCCGCTCCGGCGTCACATGTCACCGAAATCTCCGAAATAATCCTGCAGCGCCGTCAGATGCTTGATGCGGGCCGGCACCTTGTCGCCCAGCCGCTCGATCACGGATTCGAGCAGCAGCTCGAGCAACGCCACGGTGCTGACCGTGCTGTCCCAGAACACCTCGCCCTCGCCGGGATCGGTCAGCGACACGTCGGCATCGTCCGCCCAGCCGCAATAGATATCGGTGACGGCGATGACCTTGATGCCCGCTTCCTTGGCGCGCTCGGCGAGAGGGGCCGCTTTGCGCGCATAGCGGCGCGATTCGATGATGACGAGGCAGGTCTTGCGCGGCTCGCCGTCGAAGAGATCGACGAAGGTGCCGTCCTCGCCGTCGAGGAAGCGCACGCCCGGCCGCGCATAGTCGAGCTGCGAGGCGAAGTAATGGCCGATGCCGCGCAGGTTCTGGAACGAGACCACGAAGATGCGCGGGGCGCCGGCGATGAGCTTGACCGCCTTGCTCCAGGCCGGCGTCGAGGTCTGGCCGAAGATGCGGGTGAGGTTCTCGATATGGGCCTGGAGCTGGCGGCCCTGGATGCCGCTGCCGTTGCTCTTGCCGGGGGCCGGATCCTTGATCTGCCAGGCCGAGTTGGGCCCGCGCATGCGCAAATCCTGCGTCAGCTCGCTCAGGCGGCGATAGCCCAGCCGGCGCAGGAAGCGGCCGACCGTGACGGCGCTGACGCCGACCTTCTTGGCGATCGAGGCCGCGGTCTCGAACGGCAGGTCCTCGAGATGGGCCTGGAAATAGCGCGCCAGCAGCGTCTCGGACTGGGTGCGCCAGTGCGACTTCGAGCCGAGCTTGCCGAGCACCTGATCCTGGCTCATGCGGGCGACGCCGATGTAACAAAGATAACAAACTTTCAAAAATGTTATCGGTGTTACATCGACGGAGTCAAGAGCGCCCCCGTGAGGACCGCGGTTGCGTGACGGGCGCTCTCAAGGAACCGGCGTGACGGCCTTGGGAAATGCTAGAATGAATGAGCCGGTTCTGACCGGGTGTGACTTTTCCCGCCCGGCGTTTGCGGGCGTGCAGGGGCGTTGTCGAGGAACGAGATGGATTTCGTGAAGCGTCTGTCGCTTTGGCTGGGTGTGGCGGCGTTGTTCGGCGTGACCGGTTGTGCGCCGGTTAATTCCGTTTCCCAGAGCCCGGTCGCGGCCCCGCCCGGCTTCGCCTTTCCGCAGCGTACCGGTGAGGCGGCGGTCGCGGGGCAGGCGCTGTGGCACAAGGATGGCGACGATGTCGTCACCTGCGCCGGCAACGAGGTCTATCTCTTCCCGGTCTCCGATTATGCGCAGAATCAGCTCGAGCGGCTGCAGCAGGGTGCGTCGCTCGATCTTTCCCGCCAGCCCGGTTTTCACAAGCAGCTTTGCGATGCCGACGGCCATTTCGCCTTCACCGCGCTCGGTGCCGGCGACTGGTATGTAATGTCGCGATTCGTCTGGTATGCCGGCAGCGAGCCGCGAGGTGGGTGGCTGCTGACCACCGTCGATCTGGCGTCCGGCGAGCGCAAGGAGGTGCTCGTCACCGAAAGCAACCTCTATCCGCCCTCGGGTTCGCAGGCCTTTCTGGAAGACCGCCGGCTACCGCCGCCCGACTATCAGAACCCCGATTATCCCTGGCCGGGTGAGGATCAACCGACCGCAAGCGGCGCACCGGAAAAGCCGGCCGAGACTCCGCCTACCGATACCGCCGTGACGGCCGCGCCCGCCGCCCCCGTCGCGCCGACGGCACCGCCGCCGCAGCCCGCCAACCCGGCGGTGCCCTTGGGCGCCACCGCGACAATCGAGCCGCCGCCTGCGGATGTCGCCACGACTCCGCCCACGCCGACACCTTTTGAAGCGGCACCCGCGCAACCGGCGACGTTGCCTCCCAGCGGCGCCATGGAACCCGGCACGCCGCCACCGGCGGCGGCGGCCATGGAAACACCATTGGCCCCGGTGGAGCCGGCCGGAACGGGCGAATCGGTCACGCCTTCCACCGTGACGCAGCCGGAGCCGACGAAATCCGAGGCCGTACCGGCCCCATTACCGACAGCTTCGCTCGAGCCGGCGCCGGCGCCCGCTTCGCCGACCGCCACTGGGGAACCGGCCAAAACGCAGATCGCGCCGGCCGAAACCGGAGCGCCGGCTGCCAACCTGCCGGCGTCGGAGCCCGTGACCGCCCCTATGAGCGCACCGCCGTCGGAATCCACGGCCGTGAGCCCGCTGCCAGCGCCGCCGGCGACCGCGTCTCTCGCTGAACCCGCCGCCCCCGAAGCGTCGCCCGCGGCAACGGCGCAACCCGCGATAAGCCCAGCGGCCACGGCTGCACCGGCCGTACCCGACAATGATCCGCATTCGCTGGGTGCGATCGAAGCGATCCCCAGCACCGATCCGGCGCCGGCACCCTAGAGCCGCGACCGCCTAGGAGACCGGCGGTGCGCCGCCTTCCTGGCGGCGGCGGGCGATGAAACCGTCGAGCGCCTCGGTCACGGCCGGATCCTTGGGCGGCGGCTGGAACGCCTGGAGCGTCTTCTTCCAGAGCGCGTTGGCGCGCTCGGTGGCGGTGCGGGCGCCGTCCTCGCTCCAGCTGCCGAAATTGCGCCAGTCCGACACCAGCGGCGCATAGAAGGCCTTCTCGTAGCGCCCGAGCGTATGGCCGGTGCCGAAGAAATGCCCGCCCGGTCCGACTTCGGCGATGGCCTCGACGCCGATCTCGTCGGCGTCGAAGGCCACGGGCTGGAACAGCTCGGCGAACATCTGCAGCATCTCGATATCGAGGATGAATTTCTCGTAGGAGGCCGCGAGCCCGCCTTCGAGCCAGCCGGCACCGTGGATGAGGAGGCTGCAGCCGCCCATGATGGCGCCCCAGAGGGACATCTCGGATTCGTAGGCGGCTTGCGCGTCCGCGACGTTCGAAGCGGTCGCGTTGGAGGAGCGCCAGGGCAGGTTGATATGGCGCGCGAGCTGGCCGGCGCCGAAGGCGGCCTTCACATATTCGGGCGTGCCGAAGGCGGGCGCGCCCGACTTCATGTCGACATTCGAGGTGAAGCCGCCATAGGCGACGGGAGCGCCCGCCCGCACGATCTGGGCGAGCGTGATGCCGGCCAGGGCCTCGGCATGGGCCTGAGTCAAGGCGCCCGGCAGCGTGATCGGCGCCATGGCACCGGCCAGCGTGAAGGGCGTGATGATCGAGAGCTGGCCCGCGGCCGCGAAATCGATGATGCCCTGCGACATCGGGATATCGAGCTGCAGCGGCGAGTTGGTGTTGATCACGGTGTAGCAATGGGCCGCGCTCTCGAACTGCTCCTCCGACAGTCCCGCATTCAGGCGGACCATCGCGAAGCAGTCGCGGACCTGCGGGTTCCCGCGGCTATAGATGAAAGGCGGCTTGTCGCCCAGCGTGAGCTGGGCGCGCATCGTCTCCAGATGCCGGAACTCGGGCGCAATGTCCTGCGGCTCGATGCAGGCGCCCAGGCAATGGACCACGTCGAATTGCTGCGACAGCTTCGTGAAGTCCCGGAAATCCTCGAGCGTGCCGCTGCGCTTGCCGCGGTCGCTGTCGGTCACATGCGGCGGCCCGCCGACCGGGATCACGGCGAGGTGGCGCTGTGCGATCCGAACCGTGCGATGCGCTGCCGGCGCCACGAGATCGTAGGCGGAGGGTGCGGTGCGCAGCGCCGCCTGTACCAGCCCGCGATCGATCCGGACCATGCGGCTTTCCTCGTCGACCGCGGCGCCCGCGGCCCGGAAACGCTGGCAGGCCTCGGGCAGCAGCACGCGCAGGCCGATCTCCTCCAGGATGCGCAAGGCCGCCTGGTGCATCGCCTCGACCTGATCCTCGGAGAAAAGGCGGATCGGCTCGAACGGATTGACGAGATGGCGATAGCGCTCGCTGCGCGCCGACGGGCTCGCCGCATTGCCACCGCCGGTCCGGCGGCGCGAGCGCCGGTCGGCGCGGGTCTCGGCGGTGGTCATCGGGTTTCGCCTCCGGCGCGTTCGCGTGAAACTCCGGACATGACCGTATCGCGGCGCGGGAACGGTGGAAAGCCGGGTGGGCCCAGCGAAAAGGGCCGCGCCTTGTCGGACGCGGCCCTTTCGGCCTCCGGCCCGTCGATCAGACGAGCTGCAGGAAGATCAGGACCAGGCCCACGACCGAAACCGCCCAGCTCAGCGTGCGCAGCCAGGGGATCCCCGCGAGATAGATGACGGCATAGGCGAGGCGGCCCCAGAAGAAGAGCTGCGCCCCCAGCACCGTCAGGCTCGTGCTGATGCCGGCCGCATGGGCCACCAGCACCAGGCCTGCGAAGAGCGGCAGGTTCTCGATCATGTTGAGATGGGCGCGCTTGGCGCGCCCCGCCCAGCCGGTCGGCGCCGCGATGCCGTCGCGGTTTCCGGCCAGCGCCGGGACGCCCACCTGCTGGGTATGGCCTGCGACCGCGATCAGCATCTGGACGACGGTCAAGGCAACGGCCCAGACCAGCAACATCAGTTCTGTCGTCATGGTGTTTCCCCCTTGGTTGGGACCGGGGCGTCTGGTGCCCGAATCGGCCCTGGCGCCATCATAGAGGCAATCGCCACCCCTTTGGACCGGGACCCGGACGGCCCATACTCCTTTCCATCGCCATCGCCGAGGGGGCCTTCGCCATGGCAACGCCGCGCCTGGTTGCTTTCTTCATCAAGGAGTTCAAGGAGGTGATCCCGCCGACCTTGTTCTTCCTGGCGGGATTCAACCTGATCGTGCTGACCACCCAGCTCATCCTGGCCGACTATCTGGCGGGATACTGGGCCGGCCTCGGTAATTTCCTGCTGGCGACCACGGCGGCCCTCGTGGTGGGCAAGGCGGTGCTGGTGACCAACCACATGCCGTTCCTGCGCCGCTACGACAACGCGCCGCTGATCCGGCCGGTGCTGTTCAAGACCTTCGTCTATTGGGCCATCGTCTTCCTGGTCCGCTTCCTCGAGCATCTGGTCCGCTACCTGACCGATGGCGGCACGCTCGCCGGCCTGCCCGACTATGTCGCCCTGCATTTCTCCTGGCAGCGCTTCGCCGCGATCCAGATCTGGATCTTCGTGCTGTTCCTGATCTACACGCTCTTCAGCGAGCTCAACGAGCTCTTCGGCCAGGGCGAGCTCTACAAGATCCTCTTCACGCGCCGCAGCTCGGAGCTGAAGCTCTCGCGCCGGCAGCGGATCCGCACGCTGGTCCGGCTGAACGAGCTGACGGCCGCGCATGGACTGGCCGAGCTGCGCGATCCCGCCAGCGCCGCCCATGCCGAGATGGTCGGGCTGATCCAGGGGTTGACGACGAAGACTCCCGGCGCCTCGCGTCCCGCCGCCTGACTCCGCGAGCTGCCGCGATCAGGATCGGGCGGTATGGTAGGTGAGGGCCAGGCCGATGCAGTGCTTGAGCGCCGCCTTCGGCAGCCTTTCGCCGCGCCGGAACAGCAGGGCCCGGTTGCCTTCGAAGGCGAAGAGCCCGGGATAGCGTTGGCGGAAATCCTCGATCAGCGTCGTCTGGCAATGGAAATAGGCGGCGTATCGGTCAGGCTCGCCCTTGACGGCATCGATCCGCACCGTGGTGCCGGTGCGCGGCCGGGCGGGGAGATAGGCGGGCTGTCCTCATTTCAGCGTCTCGATCAAAGCGCCCTTGCCGAGCTCCGCCTCCGCCACCTCGATGATCAGCGCGCGCAGCGCCAGCAGAGACGGTCGCAGCGCCGCCGGATAGGCGGCGAAGGCCGCGGCCACCGCCGGATCGCCGAAGGATTTTCGTCCCATGGCGAGCAGATCAGCAGGTTCGGCACGGTTCCGCAATCGTGGTTCGTGCCATGGCGATGTCATGATGGAAAGATGCTGCCGGCCGCCAGGCTCGGATGAAGGACCGGCCGATAGCCGGCGCCCAGAGCCCGTACCGTCGAAGGTGGCGTGAGCAGCTTTGCATCCCGGGGCAGGTCTTGCGCGGCACCATATCCCGCGGGCGACCACGGATAGGTCTTGCCGCCGCTGGCGAGGAAAGCAGCACCGCCCGCCGCAAGCATCGTGCCGTCGGGCAGGGTCCCGGCGGCGCCCGGCAGCGGATGCAGCCGCTTGGCCTTGGCGTCGAGGCGCTCGGCATGGAGCGCCGCATCCATGGCGGGCGCGCTCGGCCGGGCGACACCGTTGCCCTCGGCCCAGCAGGCGCGGAACCGCTCCGCGGCCTCGCGCCGGCAGAAGAAGCAGGGCCGGTGGCCGGCCGCGAGGGCCGTCGCCTCGTCGAGGAAGAAGAGCTCGGTCCAGCTTCGCGTGGCCATCACCTGGCGGCGCACGCCCTTGAACTCGCAGAGGCAGATGATCCAGGCCTTGGTCGTCCAGCGCCGCGCCAGCAGCGTCCGGGTCGCCGGGTCGTGGATGATGCCGCGATTGCCCATGAGGAGGCCGCGTTCCGGCAGGGCCAGGATCTCGCCGAAGGGCGTCACGCGGTTCTGCAGCGGCATCGTCAGGCGGGGCGTTCTATGGGCGGATTCATCAAGCGAGGCGCTCGATGAGCGGCTTCATCAGGTGAGGCGCTCGATGAGCGCCATGGCCGCCGCCGGGTTGCGGATCTTGCCGCCGCTGATGACGTAGAGGAAGACG harbors:
- a CDS encoding trimethylamine methyltransferase family protein, producing the protein MTTAETRADRRSRRRTGGGNAASPSARSERYRHLVNPFEPIRLFSEDQVEAMHQAALRILEEIGLRVLLPEACQRFRAAGAAVDEESRMVRIDRGLVQAALRTAPSAYDLVAPAAHRTVRIAQRHLAVIPVGGPPHVTDSDRGKRSGTLEDFRDFTKLSQQFDVVHCLGACIEPQDIAPEFRHLETMRAQLTLGDKPPFIYSRGNPQVRDCFAMVRLNAGLSEEQFESAAHCYTVINTNSPLQLDIPMSQGIIDFAAAGQLSIITPFTLAGAMAPITLPGALTQAHAEALAGITLAQIVRAGAPVAYGGFTSNVDMKSGAPAFGTPEYVKAAFGAGQLARHINLPWRSSNATASNVADAQAAYESEMSLWGAIMGGCSLLIHGAGWLEGGLAASYEKFILDIEMLQMFAELFQPVAFDADEIGVEAIAEVGPGGHFFGTGHTLGRYEKAFYAPLVSDWRNFGSWSEDGARTATERANALWKKTLQAFQPPPKDPAVTEALDGFIARRRQEGGAPPVS
- a CDS encoding MAPEG family protein, giving the protein MTTELMLLVWAVALTVVQMLIAVAGHTQQVGVPALAGNRDGIAAPTGWAGRAKRAHLNMIENLPLFAGLVLVAHAAGISTSLTVLGAQLFFWGRLAYAVIYLAGIPWLRTLSWAVSVVGLVLIFLQLV